From a region of the Neodiprion fabricii isolate iyNeoFabr1 chromosome 7, iyNeoFabr1.1, whole genome shotgun sequence genome:
- the LOC124187072 gene encoding uncharacterized protein LOC124187072, whose translation MGNHLEYLLVELFGLTIAVVGGVYIYLQYVTYNYWHSRNVDYVKPIIVPFGSLWPVLSVQTSLAEFLRETYMKFKNSRVVGIYTFYRPMLVVNDPELIRFILTKEFSHFHDRGLYINEKADPVLGNLFLVPGAKWKHLRTKFTPTFTASKMKQMFFTIKNCSDTLASSVLSTASKSELIEVKDLMARFSTDVIASAAFGVQCNSIENPDAEFRKWGRKVFEPRPLRNALAIMFPSIMHLLNIRVIDQEISNFFINAFKETVQYRTANNVARKDFLGLVMQLIDKGYLQSDENTESVDTTSDADKVKITMLEGAAQAFVFWLAGFETSSTTATYCLYEMALNPDIQEKVAEEINTVLVKFGGINYESIKEMHYLHKVVSETLRKYPSLPVLNRECTKDIELPDTGLCVTKGTPILIPVLGLHRDPEIYPSPEKFDPERFTEENIAKRHQFSYLAFGEGPRNCIGMRFGLIQTKVGLVSLLSRYRFKPSPNLKVPIELDKGNFVLSPKGGVKLRIEKRSVIFTVMLAAINSPVSIMMVFFTDNYLLQILGVIIAIIGAAYMYLKHIVYNYWSSRGIIQGETTVPFGNLLPVLMSKQSIGEMLRDGYDRFKSKRVFGIYSFHRPTLVICDPDLIRFVLTKEFTKFHDRGMYVNEEVDPMSSHLFLLGGVRWKKMRAKLLSTFTSVKMKNYFGAVKDCTDNLVRCVADEVEKSDLVEVKDIMARFTTDVIASIAFGINGNSLQNPHSEFLFWGRKTLEPNPIRNTLLSACPPILKLLNLSTTDKGASDFFMKTFKDMVAYRKSAKVVRNDFMDLLMQLMDKGYVQVDDGKDTQGSEETGGRITVEEGAAQSFVFWLAGFETSSTTATYCLYEMALNPEIQEKVAEEINSVLKQFGGITYESIAKMVYLHKVVSETLRKYPIVPQLNRECNQDVDLPNSGFNVPAGTPIFIPVFGIHRDPKFYPEPEKFDPERFSDENIAKRHRYAYLPFGEGPRTCIGMRFGYLQTKMGLIVLLAKYRFKPAPDMKVPLPLDKGKLLHGPIGGVTLLLEER comes from the exons ATGGGGAATCACTTGGAATATCTGCTCGTTGAACTATTCGGATTGACAATCGCTGTGGTCGGTGGTGTGTACATCTATCTGCAATATGTGACCTACAATTACTGGCATTCGAGAAACGTTGATTACGTCAAGCCAATAATTGTCCCATTTGGAAGCTTGTGGCCCGTATTATCAGTCCAGACTTCGCTTG CCGAATTCCTTCGCGAAACGtacatgaaattcaaaaacagcCGAGTCGTCGGTATCTACACGTTTTACAGGCCCATGCTTGTCGTAAACGATCCGGAGCTGATACGTTTCATTCTGACGAAGGAGTTTTCCCACTTTCATGACCGTGGCTTATACATAAACGAGAAAGCCGATCCTGTTCTTGGGAATCTCTTTTTGGTACCAGGGGCGAAATGGAAGCATCTGAGGACCAAGTTTACTCCGACCTTCACTGCAAGCAAGATGAAGCAAATGTTTTTCACCATCAAAAACTGTTCCGATACTCTGGCTTCCTCCGTTTTGAGTACAGCCAGCAAATCTGAACTTATCGAGGTCAAGGATCTGATGGCAAG GTTTTCCACTGACGTGATCGCGTCAGCAGCCTTCGGCGTCCAGTGCAACAGCATCGAGAATCCAGATGCAGAGTTCCGGAAGTGGGGCAGAAAGGTCTTCGAGCCAAGACCATTGAGAAACGCGCTTGCGATAATGTTCCCGAGCATCATGCATCTCCTCAACATCCGAGTAATCGACCAGGAAATATCCAACTTTTTCATAAACGCTTTCAAGGAGACGGTGCAGTACAGAACGGCCAACAACGTGGCTAGGAAGGACTTTTTGGGTCTGGTTATGCAACTCATCGACAAGGGCTACTTACAAAGTGACGAAAATACGGAATCGGTTGACACAACGTCGG ATGCCGACAAAGTGAAGATTACAATGTTGGAAGGAGCTGCTCAAGCCTTTGTGTTCTGGCTGGCCGGCTTTGAGACGTCTTCAACAACGGCAACCTACTGCCTTTACGAAATGGCACTGAATCCTGATATCCAAGAAAAAGTTGCCGAGGAGATAAACACCGTGTTGGTCAAGTTTGGGGGCATAAATTACGAAAGCATCAAGGAGATGCACTATCTTCACAAAGTTGTGTCCG AAACGCTGAGGAAGTATCCTTCGCTTCCGGTTCTCAACAGAGAGTGTACCAAGGATATTGAACTTCCTGATACCGGACTTTGCGTCACAAAGGGAACTCCGATTCTCATTCCCGTATTGGGGCTTCACCGAGATCCCGAAATTTATCCAAGCCCGGAGAAATTCGACCCCGAAAGATTCACCGAAGAGAACATCGCCAAGAGGCACCAGTTCTCTTATTTGGCATTCGGCGAGGGGCCCAGAAACTGTATTG GCATGAGGTTCGGTTTGATTCAGACGAAGGTTGGCCTCGTCAGCCTACTCTCCAGATACCGATTCAAGCCAAGTCCGAACTTGAAAGTACCGATCGAACTGGACAAGGGGAACTTTGTTCTTAGTCCGAAAGGAGGAGTGAAACTTCGAATCGAAAAACGAT CTGTAATATTTACGGTTATGTTGGCTGC AATTAATTCTCCAGTGTCTATCATGATGGTGTTTTTCACGGACAACTATCTTCTCCAAATTCTTGGTGTGATAATTGCAATAATCGGTGCCGCCTACATGTACCTAAAACACATCGTCTACAATTACTGGAGTTCGAGAGGGATTATTCAGGGTGAAACAACAGTACCGTTCGGCAACTTGTTACCGGTCCTCATGTCCAAGCAGTCAATCG GTGAAATGCTGCGCGACGGGTACGACCGATTTAAGAGCAAACGCGTCTTCGGTATCTATTCATTCCATAGACCAACCCTGGTAATCTGTGACCCAGACCTGATCCGCTTCGTGCTGACAAAGGAgttcacaaaatttcacgaccgCGGAATGTACGTAAACGAGGAAGTGGACCCGATGTCGTCCCACCTTTTCCTACTTGGTGGTGTGAGGTGGAAAAAGATGAGGGCAAAGTTATTGTCAACGTTCACGTCCGTTAAAATGAAGAACTATTTCGGCGCGGTTAAGGATTGCACTGATAATCTCGTCCGGTGCGTTGCCGATGAAGTGGAGAAGAGCGATCTCGTTGAAGTGAAGGACATCATGGCCAG GTTCACCACTGACGTCATCGCCTCCATCGCGTTCGGAATAAACGGCAACAGTCTGCAGAACCCACATTCTGAGTTTCTTTTTTGGGGTCGTAAGACGTTGGAGCCAAATCCAATCAGAAACACGCTGCTGTCAGCGTGCCCACCGATTTTGAAGCTGCTGAATCTCAGCACAACCGACAAAGGAGCTTCAGACTTCTTTATGAAAACGTTCAAGGACATGGTGGCGTATAGAAAGTCTGCTAAAGTGGTGAGAAATGACTTTATGGACCTGCTTATGCAGCTGATGGATAAGGGCTATGTCCAGGTTGACGACGGCAAGGACACCCAGGGCTCAG AGGAAACTGGTGGACGGATCACTGTCGAGGAAGGAGCTGCTCAATCCTTCGTCTTCTGGTTAGCCGGATTCGAAACTTCGTCAACAACGGCAACCTACTGCCTCTACGAAATGGCACTGAATCCTGAAATCCAGGAGAAAGTTGCCGAGGAAATAAACAGCGTCCTCAAACAGTTCGGGGGAATAACTTACGAGAGTATCGCAAAGATGGTTTACCTTCACAAAGTTGTTTCTG AGACCCTAAGGAAGTATCCTATCGTTCCGCAACTCAACAGGGAGTGCAATCAGGACGTTGACTTGCCCAATAGCGGCTTCAACGTTCCGGCGGGTACCCCGATATTCATTCCGGTGTTTGGCATCCACAGGGATCCAAAATTTTACCCTGAGCCAGAGAAATTCGACCCGGAACGTTTCAGCGATGAGAATATCGCCAAGCGGCACCGTTACGCTTATCTACCTTTTGGCGAAGGGCCTAGAACTTGCATCG gaATGAGATTCGGCTATCTTCAGACGAAAATGGGCCTCATTGTCCTGCTTGCAAAGTATCGCTTCAAGCCCGCTCCGGATATGAAAGTACCTCTGCCTCTGGATAAAGGAAAGTTGTTGCATGGACCCATAGGCGGAGTAACGCTTCTGCTCGAAGAAAGATAG
- the LOC124187073 gene encoding cytochrome P450 6k1-like, producing the protein MQLMNKGYIKNDDERSSAAVPDDREEKITMLQGAAQTYIFWVDGFDTSSSTMTHCLYELALHREIQDKLAEEINDILEEFGSLSYQSVKAIPYLHKVVSETLRKYPVTPILNRECIEEIELPGTGHRITKGTPLIIPVFGLHSHPEIYPEPEKFNPEKFSEENIAQKYQYA; encoded by the exons ATGCAGTTGATGAACAAAGGTTACATAAAAAATGACGATGAGAGGTCATCAGCGGCCGTACcag ATGATCGCgaggaaaaaatcacaatGCTCCAGGGAGCCGCGCAGACTTATATCTTTTGGGTTGACGGCTTCGACACGTCATCATCAACGATGACGCATTGCCTCTACGAGTTGGCACTGCATCGAGAGATCCAGGACAAATTGGCCGAAGAAATCAACGACATCCTTGAAGAATTCGGAAGCCTTTCCTACCAGAGTGTGAAGGCGATACCGTATCTTCACAAAGTTGTTTCCG AAACACTGAGAAAGTACCCGGTCACTCCGATACTCAACAGAGAGTGCATCGAAGAAATTGAGTTACCGGGGACCGGGCACCGAATTACAAAGGGAACTCCATTGATCATTCCTGTTTTTGGACTCCATTCGCACCCCGAAATATATCCAGAAccagaaaaattcaaccccGAAAAATTCAGCGAGGAGAATATCGCCCAGAAATATCAGTACGCTTAA